The Mycobacterium sp. EPa45 genomic interval AGACGCTCGGTTCGGAAGTGGTCGACTGGCTAACCGAACGACAGCGCCGACAGAATGAGCGCTTGGGCACATACCCTGTGCAGCCCTACAGTTTTCATGTCGCCAATATCTTCCCGAACTTCAGCATGATCGGCATGGGCACAGCCTTTTATGGGCGGGGATTCATTATGTGGCAGCCTCGCGGGCCTCGGTTGACTGAGGTTTGGGAGTGGTGCCTGGTGGAAAATTCCGCGCCCCGCGCGGCCAAGGAGCGCATGGTCTTCGTCTTGAGTCAGCGGCAATCAGCGGCCGGTCTCGTGACCCCCGACGATCACGAGAATTTCGAACGACTTTCCGACGCCCTCGCTACGGGAGTCGCCCGGGATGTGCCGTTCAACTACTCGCTCGGCGAGGACGTCGAACCGTTGGACTCGCTAATTACCGAATTACCCGGCAACGTCAGACCGCAGATCAGCGAAAGCTACCAGCGTGAGTTCTATCGGCACTGGCGCCGAGCTATGACTGAACCGGTCTAATCATGAAGAACAGCCCTTTGGACGTCGAACTGCGGCTGCGGATACATGAATTCTACGCGCGCGAGACCATGCTTCTCGATGATGTGCGGCTGAACGAATGGCTGGAGCTGCTGGCAGAGGACGTCAAATACACGATGCCGTTCCCAGAGTCCAGCACGCATCCGGAGGACGATGACGACGGCCTACCGCCGTTTCTGCTATTCAACGACGACTACGAGTCGTTGAAGCTCAGAATCAGCCGACTCGACACCGGGCTCGCCCCGGGAGAGACACCACGCACGATCACCCAGCGTGTAGTCAGCGACATCCTGGTCACCGATGTGTCCGACGACGAGGTGGGCGTGCGGTCCAGCGTCATAGTCTTTCTCGTGCGCCATGGACGCCACGAGTGCTTTTTCATCGGCAAACGACAGGATGTTCTCCGGATCGATGAACACGCGGGTCTGCTGCTGGCCGCCCGCGTCATCACGCTGGCCCACAGCGTTCTCCCACGAGCGATTTCGATCTTCTTCTAATACGCGAGTTGACAATCAACCATCAGATAGGGCGCTCATGACAGATGTCGCTTCACGCGAGCTGGGCCTAGGATTTCTCGGAATCGGTCAGGCCGTCGCCAGGATTTTTCAGCAGTACCCCGACATGTCGTCGCTGCCGTATCGGATTGTGGCGGCGGCTGATACCCGATCCCACTCTCTCGCCCGCTTCGCCACCGAGTTCGCAGGCCGCACCTACACTGACGCAGAGCAATTGTGCGCCGACCCGAGCGTGGACGTCGTCTACATCGCTACTCCTCCGGAACTGCATCGGGACCATGCCTTGATGGCCGCGCACTACGGCAAACACATGATCGTCGAAAAGCCGTTGGCCATGTCGGTCGACGAGTGCACGCAGATGGTCGATGCGGCAGACGCTGCAGGCGTGAAACTGATGGCTGGCCATACACACAGTTTTGACGCGCCGGTGCGGGCCATGGCCGAACTGGTACGCAGCGGCGAGCTTGGCGAGTTGCTGATGGTAAACACCTGGAACTTCAACGACTTCAACCGCCGACCGTGGCCGACCTCGGAGTTGCGTTCGACTGACGGGCCCGTTCTCAACCAAGGACCCCACCAGGTCGATGTTGTACGGCAGATAGCCGGCGGTTTGGTCAGCACTGTGCGTGCGTCGACAATTTGGGACGACGTCCGGGAATGCGTCGGCGGGTACACCTGCCACCTCGAATTCCAATCGGGGGTGTCGGCCACCCTCGCCTATGATGCGAGGGCGTTTTTCGATGTCGCGGAGTTGCATTCCTGGGTGGCAGAGGACGGCGGCCGACGCAGCCCACTTGCAAACCAGCGGGTCGCCCGCAACTTCGCTGAGCTCAGCCGGAATTCTGACCAACTCGAATCGGCGCTGGAGGCGCAGAAGGAGCAGGGCCGCTACGGCGCTGCGACGGCAACCGAAGAGTCGCAGGAGCTTTGGGGTTACTCCGCCCCGGGCGAGATCGTGCACCACCCCTACTTCGGCCTCACTGTGGTCAGCTGCCAACACGGCGCAATCAGACAGTCGCCGGACGGTCTATTCGTCTACGGGCAGAACGGATTGCACGAGATACCGGTCGCCCACACGATGCGTGGGAGGGCCGCCGAGTTGGCTGAACTACATCAAGCGATCACCCAAGACCGTCCTGTGCAGCACGACGGCCGATGGGGCCGCGCCACCCTGGAAGTGTGTTTCGCCATCCTGCAGTCAGCCCGCGAAGCGCGCGAAGTCGTTGTCTCCCAGCAGGTTGCGGTTTGAGCCAGAGGAGCTGTCGTGGGTGAAATCGTAGCGGGATACGCGTCCTCCCATGCCTTCACTTTCATCCCGCCCGGCCGCTGGGAAGGCTTCCGGACCAAGAACCGGCAGAATTACGCACTGCGTCACGGCAAGA includes:
- a CDS encoding aromatic-ring-hydroxylating dioxygenase subunit beta, which produces MDVELRLRIHEFYARETMLLDDVRLNEWLELLAEDVKYTMPFPESSTHPEDDDDGLPPFLLFNDDYESLKLRISRLDTGLAPGETPRTITQRVVSDILVTDVSDDEVGVRSSVIVFLVRHGRHECFFIGKRQDVLRIDEHAGLLLAARVITLAHSVLPRAISIFF
- a CDS encoding Gfo/Idh/MocA family protein; its protein translation is MTDVASRELGLGFLGIGQAVARIFQQYPDMSSLPYRIVAAADTRSHSLARFATEFAGRTYTDAEQLCADPSVDVVYIATPPELHRDHALMAAHYGKHMIVEKPLAMSVDECTQMVDAADAAGVKLMAGHTHSFDAPVRAMAELVRSGELGELLMVNTWNFNDFNRRPWPTSELRSTDGPVLNQGPHQVDVVRQIAGGLVSTVRASTIWDDVRECVGGYTCHLEFQSGVSATLAYDARAFFDVAELHSWVAEDGGRRSPLANQRVARNFAELSRNSDQLESALEAQKEQGRYGAATATEESQELWGYSAPGEIVHHPYFGLTVVSCQHGAIRQSPDGLFVYGQNGLHEIPVAHTMRGRAAELAELHQAITQDRPVQHDGRWGRATLEVCFAILQSAREAREVVVSQQVAV